The following proteins are co-located in the Betta splendens chromosome 9, fBetSpl5.4, whole genome shotgun sequence genome:
- the LOC114861601 gene encoding transforming acidic coiled-coil-containing protein 1-like isoform X5, whose translation MSWLSPVQWAKWTWSAVTGGSGDDGPTGQAREDNSDSEGTFETPEAESPGVVKLLTQPDNVHAVLPNVTSCLDKNLNQDTGTAVDSLNNLTRSLPNNSNLGLDQNLNLTLSPKATPADGVSPSALLPQPQPLRPPSLSVLSPLNKPDPAEVDDEAPVMSDSSPDSNLIPTQDLYLDPDLLNGNMNPKPTCETNNTVIKTAEQVRFLCVLLNSCKVKQNQVTQKDASGQDDHHGGLATDEEKLASSTGLKPDKDQSIQDCHVTSSPEESDCCSAIIAKEMEASDWKRKYEDCRQEVSEMRKIVAEYEKTITQMIEDEQRTNMSHQKSLHAATMEKEAALADLNSVERSLSDVFRRYENMKGTLEGFKKNEEVLKKCAQEYLARVKQEEQRYQTLKLHAEEKLDKASEEIAQVRTRAGAEGAALTASLRKEQMRNESLEQALQQKNQEIEELTKICDELIAKMGKID comes from the exons ATGTCCTGGTTGTCTCCAGTGCAGTGGGCCAAGTGGACGTGGTCAGCGGTGACCGGGGGTTCAGGGGATGATGGGCCCACCGGACAGGCCCGGGAGGACAA TTCGGACTCTGAAGGGACCTTTGAGACTCCGGAGGCTGAGTCTCCAGGTGTTGTGAAGCTACTGACGCAGCCGGACAACGTCCACGCAG TTCTTCCCAATGTTACAAGCTGCCTGGACAAGAACCTCAACCAGGACACTGGCACAGCTGTTGATTCCCTGAACAACTTGACCAGGTCCTTGCCCAACAACAGCAACTTGGGCTTGGATCAGAACCTCAATTTGACCCTGAGCCCCAAAGCCACTCCAGCAGATGGTGTGTCTCCATCCGCCctgctgcctcagcctcagcctctccgGCCCCCCTCGCTTTCCGTCCTCTCCCCTCTGAACAAACCCGATCCTGCAGAAGTAGACGACGAGGCTCCGGTGATGTCTGACTCCAGCCCAGACTCAAACTTGATCCCCACTCAGGACCTTTATCTGGACCCTGATTTGCTCAATGGCAACATGAATCCAAAACCGACCTGTGAGACCAACAACACTGTCATCAA GACTGCTGAGCAAGTCCGTTTCCTCTGTGTTCTGTT GAACTCCTGTAAGGTGAAGCAGAACCAGGTGACGCAGAAGGACGCCAGTGGACAG GATGACCATCATGGAGGCCTCGCCACAGATGAGGAGAAGCTGGCGAGTAGCACCGGTCTCAAACCAGACAAGGACCAAAGCA TCCAGGACTGTCATGTGACGTCCAGCCCCGAGGAGTCGGACTGCTGCTCTGCG ATCATCGCTAAGGAGATGGAAGCCAGCGACTGGAAGAGAAAGTATGAGGACTGCAGACAAGAAGTCAGCGAGATGAG GAAGATTGTGGCGGAATATGAGAAGACAATCACCCAGATGATCG AGGACGAGCAGCGCACCAACATGAGCCACCAGAAGTCTCTGCACGCAGCGACGATGGAGAAGGAGGCCGCCCTGGCAGACCTGAACTCGGTGGAGCGCTCTCTGTCCGACGTGTTCCGCCGCTATGAGAACATGAAGGGCACTCTGGAGGGCTTCAAGAAG AATGAAGAGGTGCTGAAGAAGTGCGCGCAGGAGTATCTGGCCCgagtgaagcaggaggagcagcggtACCAGACGCTGAAGCTCCACGCCGAGGAGAAGCTGGACAA GGCCAGCGAGGAGATCGCCCAGGTGCGAACGCGGGCGGGCGCCGAGGGCGCGGCGCTGACGGCGAGCCTGAGGAAGGAGCAGATGAGGAACGAGTCTCTGgagcaggcgctgcagcagaag AATCAAGAAATCGAGGAACTCACCAAGATCTGCGACGAGCTAATTGCCAAAATGGGGAAAATAGACTGA
- the LOC114861601 gene encoding transforming acidic coiled-coil-containing protein 1-like isoform X4, whose product MGQALFRSSDSEGTFETPEAESPGVVKLLTQPDNVHAVLPNVTSCLDKNLNQDTGTAVDSLNNLTRSLPNNSNLGLDQNLNLTLSPKATPADGVSPSALLPQPQPLRPPSLSVLSPLNKPDPAEVDDEAPVMSDSSPDSNLIPTQDLYLDPDLLNGNMNPKPTCETNNTVIKTAEQVRFLCVLLNSCKVKQNQVTQKDASGQDDHHGGLATDEEKLASSTGLKPDKDQSIQDCHVTSSPEESDCCSAYEDTSRLKNEAVKSEAQKSGSQVLDSICISEAEKEAVLKLIREEIIAKEMEASDWKRKYEDCRQEVSEMRKIVAEYEKTITQMIEDEQRTNMSHQKSLHAATMEKEAALADLNSVERSLSDVFRRYENMKGTLEGFKKNEEVLKKCAQEYLARVKQEEQRYQTLKLHAEEKLDKASEEIAQVRTRAGAEGAALTASLRKEQMRNESLEQALQQKNQEIEELTKICDELIAKMGKID is encoded by the exons ATGGGTCAGGCTTTATTCAGGAG TTCGGACTCTGAAGGGACCTTTGAGACTCCGGAGGCTGAGTCTCCAGGTGTTGTGAAGCTACTGACGCAGCCGGACAACGTCCACGCAG TTCTTCCCAATGTTACAAGCTGCCTGGACAAGAACCTCAACCAGGACACTGGCACAGCTGTTGATTCCCTGAACAACTTGACCAGGTCCTTGCCCAACAACAGCAACTTGGGCTTGGATCAGAACCTCAATTTGACCCTGAGCCCCAAAGCCACTCCAGCAGATGGTGTGTCTCCATCCGCCctgctgcctcagcctcagcctctccgGCCCCCCTCGCTTTCCGTCCTCTCCCCTCTGAACAAACCCGATCCTGCAGAAGTAGACGACGAGGCTCCGGTGATGTCTGACTCCAGCCCAGACTCAAACTTGATCCCCACTCAGGACCTTTATCTGGACCCTGATTTGCTCAATGGCAACATGAATCCAAAACCGACCTGTGAGACCAACAACACTGTCATCAA GACTGCTGAGCAAGTCCGTTTCCTCTGTGTTCTGTT GAACTCCTGTAAGGTGAAGCAGAACCAGGTGACGCAGAAGGACGCCAGTGGACAG GATGACCATCATGGAGGCCTCGCCACAGATGAGGAGAAGCTGGCGAGTAGCACCGGTCTCAAACCAGACAAGGACCAAAGCA TCCAGGACTGTCATGTGACGTCCAGCCCCGAGGAGTCGGACTGCTGCTCTGCG TACGAGGACACAAGCAGGCTGAAGAACGAGGCCGTGAAAAGTGAGGCGCAAAAGTCAGGAAGTCAGGTCCTGGACTCCATCTGCATCAGTGAGGCAGAAAAGGAGGCCGTTCTCAAACTCATCAGGGAGGAG ATCATCGCTAAGGAGATGGAAGCCAGCGACTGGAAGAGAAAGTATGAGGACTGCAGACAAGAAGTCAGCGAGATGAG GAAGATTGTGGCGGAATATGAGAAGACAATCACCCAGATGATCG AGGACGAGCAGCGCACCAACATGAGCCACCAGAAGTCTCTGCACGCAGCGACGATGGAGAAGGAGGCCGCCCTGGCAGACCTGAACTCGGTGGAGCGCTCTCTGTCCGACGTGTTCCGCCGCTATGAGAACATGAAGGGCACTCTGGAGGGCTTCAAGAAG AATGAAGAGGTGCTGAAGAAGTGCGCGCAGGAGTATCTGGCCCgagtgaagcaggaggagcagcggtACCAGACGCTGAAGCTCCACGCCGAGGAGAAGCTGGACAA GGCCAGCGAGGAGATCGCCCAGGTGCGAACGCGGGCGGGCGCCGAGGGCGCGGCGCTGACGGCGAGCCTGAGGAAGGAGCAGATGAGGAACGAGTCTCTGgagcaggcgctgcagcagaag AATCAAGAAATCGAGGAACTCACCAAGATCTGCGACGAGCTAATTGCCAAAATGGGGAAAATAGACTGA
- the LOC114861601 gene encoding transforming acidic coiled-coil-containing protein 1-like isoform X1 yields the protein MSWLSPVQWAKWTWSAVTGGSGDDGPTGQAREDNSDSEGTFETPEAESPGVVKLLTQPDNVHAVLPNVTSCLDKNLNQDTGTAVDSLNNLTRSLPNNSNLGLDQNLNLTLSPKATPADGVSPSALLPQPQPLRPPSLSVLSPLNKPDPAEVDDEAPVMSDSSPDSNLIPTQDLYLDPDLLNGNMNPKPTCETNNTVIKTAEQVRFLCVLLNSCKVKQNQVTQKDASGQDDHHGGLATDEEKLASSTGLKPDKDQSIQDCHVTSSPEESDCCSAYEDTSRLKNEAVKSEAQKSGSQVLDSICISEAEKEAVLKLIREEIIAKEMEASDWKRKYEDCRQEVSEMRKIVAEYEKTITQMIEDEQRTNMSHQKSLHAATMEKEAALADLNSVERSLSDVFRRYENMKGTLEGFKKNEEVLKKCAQEYLARVKQEEQRYQTLKLHAEEKLDKASEEIAQVRTRAGAEGAALTASLRKEQMRNESLEQALQQKNQEIEELTKICDELIAKMGKID from the exons ATGTCCTGGTTGTCTCCAGTGCAGTGGGCCAAGTGGACGTGGTCAGCGGTGACCGGGGGTTCAGGGGATGATGGGCCCACCGGACAGGCCCGGGAGGACAA TTCGGACTCTGAAGGGACCTTTGAGACTCCGGAGGCTGAGTCTCCAGGTGTTGTGAAGCTACTGACGCAGCCGGACAACGTCCACGCAG TTCTTCCCAATGTTACAAGCTGCCTGGACAAGAACCTCAACCAGGACACTGGCACAGCTGTTGATTCCCTGAACAACTTGACCAGGTCCTTGCCCAACAACAGCAACTTGGGCTTGGATCAGAACCTCAATTTGACCCTGAGCCCCAAAGCCACTCCAGCAGATGGTGTGTCTCCATCCGCCctgctgcctcagcctcagcctctccgGCCCCCCTCGCTTTCCGTCCTCTCCCCTCTGAACAAACCCGATCCTGCAGAAGTAGACGACGAGGCTCCGGTGATGTCTGACTCCAGCCCAGACTCAAACTTGATCCCCACTCAGGACCTTTATCTGGACCCTGATTTGCTCAATGGCAACATGAATCCAAAACCGACCTGTGAGACCAACAACACTGTCATCAA GACTGCTGAGCAAGTCCGTTTCCTCTGTGTTCTGTT GAACTCCTGTAAGGTGAAGCAGAACCAGGTGACGCAGAAGGACGCCAGTGGACAG GATGACCATCATGGAGGCCTCGCCACAGATGAGGAGAAGCTGGCGAGTAGCACCGGTCTCAAACCAGACAAGGACCAAAGCA TCCAGGACTGTCATGTGACGTCCAGCCCCGAGGAGTCGGACTGCTGCTCTGCG TACGAGGACACAAGCAGGCTGAAGAACGAGGCCGTGAAAAGTGAGGCGCAAAAGTCAGGAAGTCAGGTCCTGGACTCCATCTGCATCAGTGAGGCAGAAAAGGAGGCCGTTCTCAAACTCATCAGGGAGGAG ATCATCGCTAAGGAGATGGAAGCCAGCGACTGGAAGAGAAAGTATGAGGACTGCAGACAAGAAGTCAGCGAGATGAG GAAGATTGTGGCGGAATATGAGAAGACAATCACCCAGATGATCG AGGACGAGCAGCGCACCAACATGAGCCACCAGAAGTCTCTGCACGCAGCGACGATGGAGAAGGAGGCCGCCCTGGCAGACCTGAACTCGGTGGAGCGCTCTCTGTCCGACGTGTTCCGCCGCTATGAGAACATGAAGGGCACTCTGGAGGGCTTCAAGAAG AATGAAGAGGTGCTGAAGAAGTGCGCGCAGGAGTATCTGGCCCgagtgaagcaggaggagcagcggtACCAGACGCTGAAGCTCCACGCCGAGGAGAAGCTGGACAA GGCCAGCGAGGAGATCGCCCAGGTGCGAACGCGGGCGGGCGCCGAGGGCGCGGCGCTGACGGCGAGCCTGAGGAAGGAGCAGATGAGGAACGAGTCTCTGgagcaggcgctgcagcagaag AATCAAGAAATCGAGGAACTCACCAAGATCTGCGACGAGCTAATTGCCAAAATGGGGAAAATAGACTGA
- the LOC114861601 gene encoding transforming acidic coiled-coil-containing protein 1-like isoform X3 encodes MGGSLSHHRKGSAGSPRKKSSISDSEGTFETPEAESPGVVKLLTQPDNVHAVLPNVTSCLDKNLNQDTGTAVDSLNNLTRSLPNNSNLGLDQNLNLTLSPKATPADGVSPSALLPQPQPLRPPSLSVLSPLNKPDPAEVDDEAPVMSDSSPDSNLIPTQDLYLDPDLLNGNMNPKPTCETNNTVIKTAEQVRFLCVLLNSCKVKQNQVTQKDASGQDDHHGGLATDEEKLASSTGLKPDKDQSIQDCHVTSSPEESDCCSAYEDTSRLKNEAVKSEAQKSGSQVLDSICISEAEKEAVLKLIREEIIAKEMEASDWKRKYEDCRQEVSEMRKIVAEYEKTITQMIEDEQRTNMSHQKSLHAATMEKEAALADLNSVERSLSDVFRRYENMKGTLEGFKKNEEVLKKCAQEYLARVKQEEQRYQTLKLHAEEKLDKASEEIAQVRTRAGAEGAALTASLRKEQMRNESLEQALQQKNQEIEELTKICDELIAKMGKID; translated from the exons ATGGGGGGCTCCCTCAGCCATCACAGGAAGGGATCTGCCGGCTCCCCTCGCAAGAAGAGCAGCAT TTCGGACTCTGAAGGGACCTTTGAGACTCCGGAGGCTGAGTCTCCAGGTGTTGTGAAGCTACTGACGCAGCCGGACAACGTCCACGCAG TTCTTCCCAATGTTACAAGCTGCCTGGACAAGAACCTCAACCAGGACACTGGCACAGCTGTTGATTCCCTGAACAACTTGACCAGGTCCTTGCCCAACAACAGCAACTTGGGCTTGGATCAGAACCTCAATTTGACCCTGAGCCCCAAAGCCACTCCAGCAGATGGTGTGTCTCCATCCGCCctgctgcctcagcctcagcctctccgGCCCCCCTCGCTTTCCGTCCTCTCCCCTCTGAACAAACCCGATCCTGCAGAAGTAGACGACGAGGCTCCGGTGATGTCTGACTCCAGCCCAGACTCAAACTTGATCCCCACTCAGGACCTTTATCTGGACCCTGATTTGCTCAATGGCAACATGAATCCAAAACCGACCTGTGAGACCAACAACACTGTCATCAA GACTGCTGAGCAAGTCCGTTTCCTCTGTGTTCTGTT GAACTCCTGTAAGGTGAAGCAGAACCAGGTGACGCAGAAGGACGCCAGTGGACAG GATGACCATCATGGAGGCCTCGCCACAGATGAGGAGAAGCTGGCGAGTAGCACCGGTCTCAAACCAGACAAGGACCAAAGCA TCCAGGACTGTCATGTGACGTCCAGCCCCGAGGAGTCGGACTGCTGCTCTGCG TACGAGGACACAAGCAGGCTGAAGAACGAGGCCGTGAAAAGTGAGGCGCAAAAGTCAGGAAGTCAGGTCCTGGACTCCATCTGCATCAGTGAGGCAGAAAAGGAGGCCGTTCTCAAACTCATCAGGGAGGAG ATCATCGCTAAGGAGATGGAAGCCAGCGACTGGAAGAGAAAGTATGAGGACTGCAGACAAGAAGTCAGCGAGATGAG GAAGATTGTGGCGGAATATGAGAAGACAATCACCCAGATGATCG AGGACGAGCAGCGCACCAACATGAGCCACCAGAAGTCTCTGCACGCAGCGACGATGGAGAAGGAGGCCGCCCTGGCAGACCTGAACTCGGTGGAGCGCTCTCTGTCCGACGTGTTCCGCCGCTATGAGAACATGAAGGGCACTCTGGAGGGCTTCAAGAAG AATGAAGAGGTGCTGAAGAAGTGCGCGCAGGAGTATCTGGCCCgagtgaagcaggaggagcagcggtACCAGACGCTGAAGCTCCACGCCGAGGAGAAGCTGGACAA GGCCAGCGAGGAGATCGCCCAGGTGCGAACGCGGGCGGGCGCCGAGGGCGCGGCGCTGACGGCGAGCCTGAGGAAGGAGCAGATGAGGAACGAGTCTCTGgagcaggcgctgcagcagaag AATCAAGAAATCGAGGAACTCACCAAGATCTGCGACGAGCTAATTGCCAAAATGGGGAAAATAGACTGA
- the LOC114861601 gene encoding transforming acidic coiled-coil-containing protein 1-like isoform X2, with protein MSWLSPVQWAKWTWSAVTGGSGDDGPTGQAREDNSDSEGTFETPEAESPGVVKLLTQPDNVHAVLPNVTSCLDKNLNQDTGTAVDSLNNLTRSLPNNSNLGLDQNLNLTLSPKATPADGVSPSALLPQPQPLRPPSLSVLSPLNKPDPAEVDDEAPVMSDSSPDSNLIPTQDLYLDPDLLNGNMNPKPTCETNNTVIKNSCKVKQNQVTQKDASGQDDHHGGLATDEEKLASSTGLKPDKDQSIQDCHVTSSPEESDCCSAYEDTSRLKNEAVKSEAQKSGSQVLDSICISEAEKEAVLKLIREEIIAKEMEASDWKRKYEDCRQEVSEMRKIVAEYEKTITQMIEDEQRTNMSHQKSLHAATMEKEAALADLNSVERSLSDVFRRYENMKGTLEGFKKNEEVLKKCAQEYLARVKQEEQRYQTLKLHAEEKLDKASEEIAQVRTRAGAEGAALTASLRKEQMRNESLEQALQQKNQEIEELTKICDELIAKMGKID; from the exons ATGTCCTGGTTGTCTCCAGTGCAGTGGGCCAAGTGGACGTGGTCAGCGGTGACCGGGGGTTCAGGGGATGATGGGCCCACCGGACAGGCCCGGGAGGACAA TTCGGACTCTGAAGGGACCTTTGAGACTCCGGAGGCTGAGTCTCCAGGTGTTGTGAAGCTACTGACGCAGCCGGACAACGTCCACGCAG TTCTTCCCAATGTTACAAGCTGCCTGGACAAGAACCTCAACCAGGACACTGGCACAGCTGTTGATTCCCTGAACAACTTGACCAGGTCCTTGCCCAACAACAGCAACTTGGGCTTGGATCAGAACCTCAATTTGACCCTGAGCCCCAAAGCCACTCCAGCAGATGGTGTGTCTCCATCCGCCctgctgcctcagcctcagcctctccgGCCCCCCTCGCTTTCCGTCCTCTCCCCTCTGAACAAACCCGATCCTGCAGAAGTAGACGACGAGGCTCCGGTGATGTCTGACTCCAGCCCAGACTCAAACTTGATCCCCACTCAGGACCTTTATCTGGACCCTGATTTGCTCAATGGCAACATGAATCCAAAACCGACCTGTGAGACCAACAACACTGTCATCAA GAACTCCTGTAAGGTGAAGCAGAACCAGGTGACGCAGAAGGACGCCAGTGGACAG GATGACCATCATGGAGGCCTCGCCACAGATGAGGAGAAGCTGGCGAGTAGCACCGGTCTCAAACCAGACAAGGACCAAAGCA TCCAGGACTGTCATGTGACGTCCAGCCCCGAGGAGTCGGACTGCTGCTCTGCG TACGAGGACACAAGCAGGCTGAAGAACGAGGCCGTGAAAAGTGAGGCGCAAAAGTCAGGAAGTCAGGTCCTGGACTCCATCTGCATCAGTGAGGCAGAAAAGGAGGCCGTTCTCAAACTCATCAGGGAGGAG ATCATCGCTAAGGAGATGGAAGCCAGCGACTGGAAGAGAAAGTATGAGGACTGCAGACAAGAAGTCAGCGAGATGAG GAAGATTGTGGCGGAATATGAGAAGACAATCACCCAGATGATCG AGGACGAGCAGCGCACCAACATGAGCCACCAGAAGTCTCTGCACGCAGCGACGATGGAGAAGGAGGCCGCCCTGGCAGACCTGAACTCGGTGGAGCGCTCTCTGTCCGACGTGTTCCGCCGCTATGAGAACATGAAGGGCACTCTGGAGGGCTTCAAGAAG AATGAAGAGGTGCTGAAGAAGTGCGCGCAGGAGTATCTGGCCCgagtgaagcaggaggagcagcggtACCAGACGCTGAAGCTCCACGCCGAGGAGAAGCTGGACAA GGCCAGCGAGGAGATCGCCCAGGTGCGAACGCGGGCGGGCGCCGAGGGCGCGGCGCTGACGGCGAGCCTGAGGAAGGAGCAGATGAGGAACGAGTCTCTGgagcaggcgctgcagcagaag AATCAAGAAATCGAGGAACTCACCAAGATCTGCGACGAGCTAATTGCCAAAATGGGGAAAATAGACTGA